A genome region from Bradyrhizobium sp. WSM1417 includes the following:
- a CDS encoding sulfite exporter TauE/SafE family protein: protein MQLYLPIADLPVNVFLVLAMGAAVGFVSGMFGIGGGFLMTPLLIFIGITPAVAVASVASHIAASSFSGALAYWRRRAIDPALASVLLCGGVTGTALGVWTFTQLRALGQLDLMIALSYVVLLTTVGSLMFSEGLRALMRTRRGALAPRRTHNWIHGLPLKMRFKRSKIYLSVIPVVIVGIVIGFIGAIMGIGGGFILVPIMIYLLRVPTSTVIGTSMVLTLVTMLFATLLHAVTNHLVDAVLALILMVGGVTGAQFGARAGQKIRGEQLRLLLGLLILSVGVRFAIELVIRPEDLFTIRELGVNG from the coding sequence ATGCAGCTCTATCTCCCGATCGCCGATCTTCCGGTCAACGTCTTCCTCGTGCTGGCGATGGGCGCCGCGGTCGGCTTCGTCTCCGGCATGTTCGGGATCGGCGGCGGCTTCCTGATGACGCCGCTTTTGATCTTCATCGGCATCACGCCGGCGGTCGCGGTCGCCTCCGTCGCGAGCCACATCGCGGCCTCATCCTTCTCCGGCGCACTCGCCTATTGGCGGCGACGCGCGATCGACCCAGCGCTGGCGAGCGTGTTGTTGTGCGGCGGCGTCACCGGGACGGCGCTCGGGGTGTGGACCTTCACGCAGCTGCGCGCGCTCGGGCAACTCGATCTGATGATCGCACTGTCCTACGTCGTGCTGCTCACCACCGTCGGCAGCCTGATGTTCTCCGAAGGCCTGCGCGCTTTGATGCGGACCCGGCGCGGCGCGCTGGCGCCACGACGCACCCATAACTGGATTCATGGCCTGCCGCTGAAGATGCGGTTCAAGCGTTCCAAGATCTACCTCTCGGTCATTCCGGTCGTGATCGTCGGCATCGTGATCGGCTTCATCGGCGCCATCATGGGCATCGGCGGCGGCTTCATCCTGGTGCCGATCATGATCTATTTGCTGCGGGTGCCGACCTCGACGGTGATCGGCACCTCGATGGTCCTGACGCTGGTCACGATGCTGTTTGCGACCTTGCTGCATGCCGTGACCAACCACCTGGTCGACGCCGTGCTGGCGCTGATCCTGATGGTCGGCGGCGTCACCGGTGCGCAATTCGGCGCACGCGCCGGCCAGAAGATCCGTGGCGAGCAGCTGCGGCTGCTGCTCGGCCTCTTGATCCTCTCGGTCGGCGTTCGTTTCGCGATCGAGCTGGTGATCCGGCCCGAAGACCTCTTCACCATCCGCGAGCTGGGGGTGAACGGATGA